A region from the Salidesulfovibrio onnuriiensis genome encodes:
- the rplI gene encoding 50S ribosomal protein L9 codes for MKLILRADVDSLGRLGDIVTVKAGYGRNYLIPQGLAMPASVANQKQFDLERKKLQVMADALKGEAQALAEKIAATPVTITVRVGEGDKLYGSVTASNIGDALAEAGVDIDRRKIVMADPIRALGEYEIDIKLHPDVRGELKLSVVKHVRVGEEEVEEETPVVEEAVAEAEVADAESEESAEA; via the coding sequence ATGAAACTTATTCTGCGTGCTGACGTCGACTCCCTGGGTCGACTCGGAGATATTGTTACCGTCAAGGCAGGCTATGGCCGCAACTACCTGATCCCTCAGGGACTGGCCATGCCCGCTTCCGTAGCCAACCAGAAGCAGTTTGACCTGGAACGCAAGAAGCTGCAGGTCATGGCTGACGCCCTCAAGGGTGAAGCCCAGGCTCTGGCAGAAAAGATCGCCGCCACCCCGGTCACCATCACCGTGCGCGTGGGCGAAGGCGACAAGCTCTACGGCTCCGTCACCGCCAGCAACATTGGCGATGCCCTGGCCGAAGCAGGCGTGGACATCGATCGCCGCAAGATCGTCATGGCTGACCCGATCCGCGCTCTGGGCGAATACGAAATCGACATCAAGCTGCATCCGGACGTTCGCGGCGAACTCAAGCTTTCCGTCGTGAAGCATGTTCGCGTCGGCGAAGAAGAAGTCGAAGAAGAAACTCCGGTTGTGGAAGAAGCAGTGGCCGAAGCCGAAGTTGCCGATGCAGAATCTGAAGAATCCGCAGAGGCCTAG
- a CDS encoding DMT family transporter — protein sequence MIQGLIYSFISAIAFGMLVIFVKLGYQAGLDAPEMMQYRFTFGVLILFFWLLFTDRAQLKARPKTLLRCAAIGIFIYPLQAILFAGAAKYIPASTTALILYFYPVAVTLLSALFFKMKIGPTMILSLLLVVGGCALVFFDAFLQQMNMTGISMAFGAMAVFSTYLMLVQVLLKDERPLRATFYVLLFSSLTYNVHGGLTPYANITVDGLLIGLGLGLVASVIAVAFLYLAIEKVGSAYASIFSSIEPVATLAAAAWLLGENVVMLQVGGAALIIAGIVLPNLRLLTIQRRLDER from the coding sequence ATGATACAGGGTCTGATTTATTCCTTTATTTCCGCCATTGCCTTCGGCATGCTGGTCATCTTCGTCAAGCTCGGCTATCAGGCCGGTCTGGACGCCCCGGAAATGATGCAGTACCGCTTCACCTTCGGGGTGCTCATCCTCTTTTTCTGGCTGCTGTTCACGGACCGTGCCCAGCTCAAGGCCAGGCCCAAGACCCTGCTGCGCTGCGCCGCCATCGGAATATTCATCTATCCGCTCCAGGCCATTCTCTTTGCCGGGGCGGCCAAGTATATTCCAGCATCCACCACCGCCCTGATTCTCTATTTCTACCCGGTGGCCGTGACCCTGCTTTCAGCTCTTTTCTTCAAGATGAAGATAGGCCCCACCATGATCCTTTCCCTGCTGCTGGTGGTGGGCGGATGCGCCCTGGTCTTTTTCGACGCCTTCCTGCAGCAGATGAACATGACCGGCATCTCCATGGCCTTCGGCGCCATGGCGGTGTTCTCCACCTATCTCATGCTGGTGCAGGTGCTGCTCAAGGATGAAAGGCCGCTGCGCGCCACGTTCTATGTACTGCTTTTTTCGAGTCTGACGTACAACGTCCATGGCGGGCTGACGCCATATGCAAACATAACCGTGGACGGCCTGCTCATCGGCCTGGGATTGGGCCTGGTGGCCTCAGTCATCGCCGTGGCCTTCCTTTATCTGGCCATCGAAAAGGTGGGGAGCGCCTATGCCTCCATTTTCTCGAGCATCGAGCCCGTGGCCACGTTGGCTGCTGCGGCATGGCTGCTGGGGGAAAACGTCGTAATGCTCCAGGTGGGCGGAGCCGCGTTGATCATCGCCGGGATAGTGCTCCCCAATCTGCGGCTGCTTACCATCCAGCGCCGCCTGGACGAGCGCTAG
- the thrC gene encoding threonine synthase: MEYFCLGCGKRFPADELYYTCPDCGGVFLLENLDFDKLKETSGEEWRKIFDDRAATKNTALRGIFRFYELMAPVLEEKDIVYLGEGNTPIIESSENLGRATRMATAYKNDGQNPSASFKDRGMACAFSYLRSLVRANDWDQILTVCASTGDTSAAAALYASYIGGPIKSVVILPHGKVTPAQLSQPLGSGATVLEVPGVFDDCMKVVEHLADNYRVALLNSKNSWRILGQESYAFEIAQWFDWNMENKNIFVPIGNAGNITAIMAGFLKLYELEIIDELPRMFGVQSHHADPVYRYYSVEDAQQRAYKPVIVTPSVAQAAMIGNPVSFPRVKHFAEKYEAIAGEDAFHVIQVTEQQIMDSMIQANRNGHIACTQGGESFAGAKRARELGLVASDELCILDSTAHHLKFVDFQSMYFENTFPAEFEVAPDQSLANKPELIISPDEKEKLSPEEYTRATADKVVAKLGLQGK; encoded by the coding sequence ATGGAATATTTCTGCCTGGGTTGCGGCAAACGGTTCCCCGCTGATGAGCTCTACTACACCTGCCCGGACTGCGGCGGCGTGTTCCTGCTGGAAAACCTGGACTTCGACAAGCTCAAGGAAACCTCCGGCGAGGAATGGCGCAAGATCTTCGATGACCGCGCGGCTACCAAGAACACCGCCCTGCGCGGCATTTTCCGTTTCTATGAACTCATGGCCCCGGTGCTGGAAGAAAAGGACATCGTTTACTTGGGCGAAGGCAATACGCCCATCATCGAGTCCAGCGAGAACCTCGGACGGGCGACACGCATGGCCACGGCCTACAAGAACGACGGCCAAAACCCCAGCGCATCCTTCAAGGATCGCGGCATGGCCTGCGCCTTCTCCTACCTGCGCTCCCTGGTACGCGCCAACGACTGGGACCAGATCCTGACCGTCTGCGCCTCCACCGGCGACACTTCGGCCGCTGCGGCCCTGTATGCCTCCTACATCGGCGGGCCCATCAAGTCCGTGGTCATCCTGCCCCACGGCAAGGTCACCCCGGCCCAGCTTTCCCAGCCGCTCGGCTCCGGAGCAACCGTGCTGGAAGTGCCCGGCGTGTTCGACGACTGCATGAAGGTGGTGGAGCACCTGGCCGACAACTACCGCGTGGCCCTGCTCAACTCCAAGAACTCCTGGCGCATCCTGGGCCAGGAATCCTACGCCTTCGAGATCGCCCAATGGTTCGACTGGAACATGGAAAACAAAAATATCTTCGTGCCCATCGGCAACGCGGGCAACATCACCGCCATCATGGCCGGTTTCCTCAAGCTCTACGAGCTTGAGATCATCGACGAACTGCCGCGCATGTTCGGCGTCCAGTCGCACCATGCCGACCCGGTCTACCGCTACTACAGCGTCGAAGACGCCCAGCAGCGCGCCTACAAGCCCGTCATCGTGACCCCGAGCGTGGCCCAGGCGGCCATGATCGGCAACCCAGTCTCCTTCCCGCGCGTGAAGCACTTTGCGGAAAAGTACGAGGCCATTGCCGGCGAAGACGCCTTCCACGTCATCCAGGTCACCGAGCAGCAGATCATGGATTCCATGATCCAGGCCAACCGCAACGGACACATCGCCTGCACCCAGGGCGGCGAATCCTTTGCAGGCGCCAAGCGCGCCCGGGAACTCGGCCTGGTCGCCAGCGACGAGCTGTGCATCCTCGACTCCACGGCCCATCATCTCAAGTTCGTGGATTTCCAGTCCATGTACTTCGAAAACACCTTCCCGGCCGAATTCGAGGTGGCCCCGGACCAGAGCCTTGCCAACAAGCCCGAACTGATCATCAGCCCGGACGAAAAGGAAAAGCTCAGCCCCGAGGAATACACCAGGGCGACCGCCGACAAGGTGGTGGCCAAGCTGGGCCTTCAGGGAAAGTAG
- the rpsF gene encoding 30S ribosomal protein S6, producing the protein MANYETLLLLSPELGEDGRKEIMEKLAGVISSESGEIVEVDEWGMRTLSYPVQKQTRGYYIRLVYSGPGPIVAELERNIRITDGIFKFMTVKLEKAA; encoded by the coding sequence ATGGCTAATTACGAAACCCTTCTGCTGCTCTCCCCGGAACTGGGTGAAGACGGCCGCAAGGAAATCATGGAAAAGTTGGCCGGCGTCATCTCCAGCGAAAGCGGTGAGATCGTCGAAGTCGATGAATGGGGCATGCGCACTCTGTCCTACCCGGTGCAGAAGCAGACCCGTGGTTACTACATCCGCCTCGTCTACAGCGGTCCCGGCCCGATCGTTGCCGAACTGGAACGCAACATCCGCATCACTGACGGCATCTTCAAGTTCATGACCGTCAAACTCGAAAAGGCCGCTTAA
- a CDS encoding phenylacetate--CoA ligase family protein → MFYHPSESLKRSELENLQVERLRAVVENARKSPFYGERLKDFDIRELQTASDITKLPFTTKDDLRSQYPYGLLTRSLDDFVRLHASSGTTGTPTAVFYTQKDIDQWADLMARSMYAVGVRRSDVLQNMSGYGLFTGGLGIHYGSERLGCLTVPAGAGNTRRQIKLIRDFSVTVLHIIPSFALYFAQKVVEEGFDPAEMPWKVALIGAEPHTEETRRRIEELMHIKAYNSYGLSEMNGPGVAFECTEQTGMHVWEDAYIAEIIDPATGEHVAEGEVGELVMTTLTREGMPIIRYRTRDLTRFIPGQCACGRTHRRIDRITGRADDMLIIKGVNIYPMQIEQVLMAMPEVGQNYVIELIREGFMDQIRVKVEVKEEYFVEDMRVLRNLQKSIAARLCNEILVTPRVELVMHDAIPKAAGKAVRVVDLRDQEKDS, encoded by the coding sequence ATGTTCTACCATCCGTCCGAGTCTCTGAAACGCTCCGAACTGGAAAACCTGCAAGTCGAGCGCCTGCGCGCCGTCGTGGAAAACGCACGGAAGTCCCCGTTCTACGGTGAACGGCTCAAGGACTTCGACATCCGGGAACTCCAAACCGCCAGCGACATCACCAAGCTGCCCTTCACCACCAAGGACGACCTCCGTTCCCAGTACCCCTACGGGCTACTGACCCGTTCCCTGGACGACTTTGTCCGCCTGCATGCCTCCTCGGGCACCACAGGCACCCCCACAGCGGTTTTCTACACCCAGAAGGACATCGACCAATGGGCCGACCTCATGGCCCGGTCCATGTACGCCGTGGGCGTACGCCGCTCCGACGTGCTCCAGAACATGTCCGGCTACGGCCTGTTCACCGGCGGGCTCGGCATCCACTACGGCTCCGAGCGCCTCGGCTGTCTCACGGTACCCGCCGGCGCGGGCAACACCCGCCGTCAGATCAAACTCATTCGCGATTTCAGCGTCACGGTGCTGCACATCATACCCTCCTTTGCCCTCTATTTTGCGCAGAAGGTGGTGGAGGAAGGATTCGACCCAGCGGAAATGCCCTGGAAAGTGGCCCTGATCGGCGCAGAACCGCACACCGAGGAGACCCGCAGGCGCATTGAGGAACTCATGCACATCAAGGCCTACAACTCCTACGGCCTGTCGGAAATGAACGGCCCGGGCGTGGCCTTCGAATGTACCGAGCAGACCGGCATGCATGTCTGGGAAGACGCCTACATCGCCGAAATTATCGACCCCGCCACGGGCGAGCACGTTGCAGAAGGCGAAGTGGGCGAGCTGGTCATGACCACGCTGACCCGCGAGGGCATGCCCATCATCCGCTACCGCACCCGCGACCTGACCCGGTTCATCCCCGGTCAATGCGCCTGCGGCCGCACCCACCGCCGCATCGACCGCATCACGGGCCGCGCGGACGACATGCTGATCATCAAGGGAGTGAACATCTACCCCATGCAGATCGAGCAGGTGCTCATGGCCATGCCCGAGGTGGGACAGAATTACGTCATCGAACTCATCCGCGAAGGCTTCATGGACCAGATCCGCGTCAAGGTGGAGGTCAAAGAGGAATACTTCGTGGAAGACATGCGCGTGCTGCGCAACCTGCAAAAGAGCATTGCCGCACGCCTGTGCAACGAAATACTGGTCACCCCGCGTGTGGAACTGGTCATGCACGACGCCATCCCCAAGGCAGCGGGCAAGGCCGTGCGCGTTGTTGATCTCCGCGACCAGGAAAAGGACAGCTAG
- a CDS encoding DUF456 domain-containing protein: MEYVWASLVISLLIGSQVLQVFGAPANWVGVGLVALWKWLYPASMDWQFVALLAGIALVGEITEFALQTWGAKKYGAGRAGNIGGIIGAIAGAIICAPFLLGFGALLGALGGAYLGCLIFEMPGKDFAQARHAALGAFWGKAFGMTFKMSLGAVIVVLGTPAIWP; this comes from the coding sequence ATGGAATACGTCTGGGCTTCCCTGGTAATTTCCCTGCTCATCGGCTCCCAGGTGCTGCAGGTCTTCGGTGCTCCTGCCAACTGGGTCGGCGTGGGGCTCGTGGCCCTGTGGAAATGGCTCTACCCCGCCTCCATGGATTGGCAGTTCGTGGCGCTCCTTGCAGGCATCGCACTGGTGGGAGAAATCACGGAATTCGCCCTCCAGACCTGGGGGGCCAAAAAGTACGGCGCGGGCAGGGCCGGCAACATCGGCGGCATCATCGGCGCCATTGCCGGGGCCATCATCTGTGCCCCATTTCTACTCGGCTTCGGCGCCCTGCTGGGCGCGCTGGGCGGCGCGTACCTGGGCTGCCTCATCTTCGAGATGCCGGGCAAGGACTTTGCCCAAGCCCGCCATGCAGCGCTCGGCGCATTCTGGGGCAAGGCCTTCGGCATGACCTTCAAGATGTCGCTCGGTGCGGTTATCGTGGTGCTGGGCACCCCCGCCATCTGGCCCTAG
- the dnaB gene encoding replicative DNA helicase — protein sequence MNSTEEALSRASSDLLRKVPPHNLEAEQSVLGGVFQSPTMFSSLVEIVEPDHFYSPAHKVIFEAFSELYRTNKPIDLITVSDFLNSQGTLDTIGGPVYLAEIADSVVSASNAEYHATIVRDKAILRELIDISGTIISDCYEAADVDVVLSESEKRIFKIAQAKSSKNMLASDKLIIKVFEELQAKYENKSAITGIPTGYTDFDSMTAGLQNSDLIIIAARPAMGKTAFALNIALRAAARAEVPTAVFSLEMAMEQLMVRLLSVQSHVEMGNLRTGYLDDQDWSALYEAADVLSRAPIFIDDTPALSTLELQAKCRRLKAEHNLGLIVVDYLQLMRSSARTDSREQEISDISRSLKALAKELNVPVIALSQLNRKVEERTDKTPMMSDLRESGAIEQDADIIIFLYRDAAYNKGEDNPRKNEADIIIGKQRSGPTGTCTLYFKKECTLFGNLDSTPYPSEFPGEMQGND from the coding sequence ATGAATTCAACGGAAGAAGCCCTTTCGAGGGCTTCTTCCGATTTACTTCGTAAAGTCCCCCCGCACAATCTCGAAGCAGAACAGTCCGTCCTGGGCGGCGTGTTCCAGTCTCCCACCATGTTCAGTTCCCTGGTGGAAATCGTTGAGCCGGATCATTTTTATTCCCCGGCCCACAAGGTCATCTTCGAGGCATTTTCCGAACTCTACCGCACCAACAAGCCCATCGACCTGATCACGGTCTCGGACTTTCTCAATTCTCAAGGTACGTTGGATACCATCGGCGGTCCGGTCTACCTGGCCGAAATAGCCGACTCAGTGGTCAGCGCATCCAATGCGGAATACCACGCCACCATTGTTCGCGACAAAGCCATCCTGCGCGAACTCATCGACATTTCCGGCACCATCATCAGCGACTGCTACGAAGCGGCTGACGTGGATGTGGTCCTGAGCGAATCCGAAAAACGAATCTTCAAGATCGCCCAGGCCAAATCCTCCAAGAATATGCTGGCCAGCGACAAGCTGATCATCAAGGTGTTCGAGGAACTGCAGGCAAAATACGAAAACAAGTCCGCCATTACCGGTATCCCTACCGGGTATACCGATTTCGACTCTATGACTGCGGGCCTGCAGAATTCCGACCTGATCATCATTGCGGCGCGCCCCGCCATGGGGAAGACCGCCTTCGCCCTAAACATCGCCCTACGCGCCGCAGCCCGAGCCGAAGTGCCCACAGCCGTCTTCTCCCTGGAAATGGCCATGGAGCAGCTCATGGTCCGCCTTCTTTCGGTGCAGAGCCACGTGGAAATGGGCAACCTGCGAACCGGCTACCTGGACGACCAGGACTGGAGCGCGCTTTACGAGGCGGCCGACGTGCTTTCCCGCGCCCCCATTTTCATCGACGACACTCCTGCCTTGTCCACCCTGGAACTGCAGGCAAAATGCCGCCGCCTCAAGGCCGAGCACAACCTGGGCCTCATCGTGGTGGACTACCTCCAGCTCATGCGCTCCAGCGCCCGCACGGATTCACGCGAGCAGGAGATCTCCGACATTTCCCGAAGCCTCAAGGCGCTGGCCAAGGAACTCAACGTGCCGGTCATCGCTCTGTCGCAGCTCAACCGCAAGGTGGAAGAACGCACGGACAAGACTCCCATGATGTCCGACCTCCGCGAATCCGGCGCAATCGAGCAGGACGCGGACATCATCATCTTCCTCTACCGCGACGCGGCCTACAACAAGGGCGAGGACAACCCGCGCAAGAACGAGGCCGACATCATCATCGGCAAGCAGCGCAGCGGTCCCACCGGAACCTGTACGCTCTACTTCAAGAAGGAGTGCACCCTGTTCGGCAACCTGGACTCCACACCATACCCGTCCGAGTTCCCCGGAGAGATGCAAGGCAACGATTAA
- a CDS encoding rhodanese-like domain-containing protein, translating into MIRQTFKEIALLLAVSLALAATTYAARTDVRGLMETPATPVLQAPMNMPTAPVPLTAEQAYDLFTRKDVVFVDGRDSFDYDMGHIPGAINIPLHEAQADPSVLEVLPRGKQLVVYCSNELCNTAQKLALMLIDKEFNADIFPEGFQKWAELGRETEGGLQ; encoded by the coding sequence ATGATTAGGCAAACCTTCAAGGAAATTGCGCTGCTCCTGGCCGTATCGCTGGCCTTGGCGGCAACAACATACGCGGCCCGCACAGACGTTCGCGGGCTCATGGAAACACCGGCGACTCCCGTCCTGCAGGCCCCCATGAACATGCCCACCGCCCCGGTCCCCCTGACTGCGGAACAGGCATACGACCTCTTCACGCGCAAGGACGTAGTCTTCGTGGATGGCCGGGATTCCTTCGATTACGACATGGGGCACATTCCGGGCGCGATAAACATCCCGCTGCACGAAGCCCAGGCCGACCCGTCGGTGCTGGAGGTGCTGCCCCGGGGAAAGCAGCTTGTGGTCTACTGCAGCAACGAACTCTGCAATACGGCCCAGAAACTGGCCCTCATGCTCATCGACAAGGAATTCAACGCCGACATCTTTCCGGAAGGATTCCAGAAGTGGGCAGAACTGGGCAGGGAAACCGAGGGGGGCCTGCAATGA
- the rpsR gene encoding 30S ribosomal protein S18: MAFRKKFTPRKKFCRFCADSELPLDYKRPDILRDFVTERGKIIARRITGTCAKHQRRLTTEIKRARQMALMFYTTVHSTDVKKKTNL, encoded by the coding sequence ATGGCATTCCGCAAGAAATTCACCCCGAGGAAGAAATTCTGCCGTTTCTGCGCCGACAGCGAGCTGCCCCTGGACTACAAGCGTCCGGACATCCTGCGCGACTTCGTGACCGAACGCGGCAAGATCATTGCCCGCCGCATCACCGGCACCTGTGCAAAGCACCAGCGTCGCCTGACCACCGAGATCAAGCGCGCAAGGCAGATGGCTCTTATGTTCTACACCACCGTCCACTCCACTGACGTGAAGAAGAAGACCAACCTGTAG
- a CDS encoding rhodanese-like domain-containing protein, which yields MSRAIQNIDPKQAEELMSGMRPDEYTLLDVRQPWEYEVFHIPGALLAPLPELADHLDEFEQDEPVIVYCRSGGRSMAAAKILAGNGYTQVHNLMGGASAWLGQAAYGPVDLGLIDFTGSETPGEAVAKAFDMEHNLQLSYLRWAEEQDGEDATNLFVELAGFEELHKDVLYRMYAKVEDAPLDRATFEARVLGTAGGMTEGGVEIETFLEEHGELFEGLEGIVMLSMMIESQAYDYYMRCSRASLNSETREAFGLLAREEQAHLRLLGRRMDAFGDEA from the coding sequence ATGAGCCGTGCGATCCAAAACATTGATCCCAAACAGGCCGAAGAGCTGATGTCGGGCATGCGCCCGGACGAATACACCCTGTTGGATGTCCGTCAGCCTTGGGAGTACGAGGTCTTTCACATTCCTGGCGCCTTGCTGGCTCCCTTGCCCGAACTGGCTGATCATCTGGATGAGTTCGAGCAGGACGAGCCTGTCATCGTCTATTGCCGTTCCGGCGGCAGGAGCATGGCCGCCGCCAAGATTCTGGCCGGGAACGGCTATACACAGGTCCACAACCTTATGGGCGGCGCTTCCGCCTGGTTGGGGCAGGCCGCCTACGGGCCGGTCGATCTCGGACTCATTGATTTCACGGGCAGCGAAACTCCGGGCGAGGCCGTGGCCAAGGCCTTTGACATGGAGCACAACCTTCAGCTTTCCTATTTGCGCTGGGCCGAGGAACAGGACGGCGAGGATGCCACGAATCTGTTTGTCGAGTTGGCGGGGTTCGAGGAGCTGCACAAGGACGTGCTTTACCGCATGTATGCCAAAGTGGAGGATGCCCCTCTAGACCGCGCGACATTCGAGGCCCGGGTGCTCGGAACGGCTGGGGGCATGACCGAGGGCGGCGTGGAGATCGAAACTTTCCTGGAGGAGCACGGAGAGCTTTTTGAAGGGCTGGAGGGCATCGTCATGCTGTCCATGATGATCGAATCCCAAGCCTACGATTATTACATGCGTTGTTCGCGGGCGAGTCTCAATTCGGAGACGCGGGAGGCCTTCGGGCTGCTTGCCCGCGAGGAACAGGCTCATCTCAGGCTGTTGGGGCGGCGCATGGACGCATTCGGGGACGAGGCATGA
- a CDS encoding flagellar brake protein: MITRLKTELYSKMILEFPPVRERMSCRFIGVMPDEFVAVRVPLVPGIKERLQEGAIVDFRYLHEGNLMGFRTEVLYYQATPYSIVFVRYPDAIEKHELRKEKRVRCRLRTTVTKKELSWKGVTVDISGSGCHFLVDASAQEAPAVRVGDFVSGIFHTICAMELSFKAKVVSAGQEDSRFSLGLVFEGNEEFPPGEFFDSLKETAELLGD; encoded by the coding sequence ATGATCACACGACTGAAAACAGAGCTGTATTCAAAGATGATATTGGAGTTTCCCCCGGTCCGGGAACGGATGAGTTGCCGTTTCATCGGGGTCATGCCCGACGAGTTCGTGGCCGTGCGGGTGCCGCTGGTGCCCGGCATCAAGGAACGGCTTCAGGAAGGGGCCATTGTCGATTTCCGTTACCTGCACGAAGGGAACCTTATGGGATTCCGCACGGAGGTGCTCTATTACCAGGCCACTCCGTATTCCATTGTCTTTGTGCGCTATCCCGACGCCATCGAGAAGCACGAGCTTCGCAAGGAAAAGCGGGTTCGCTGCCGACTGCGTACCACCGTTACCAAAAAGGAACTGTCCTGGAAGGGCGTTACCGTGGATATCAGCGGCAGCGGTTGCCATTTCCTGGTGGATGCCTCGGCCCAGGAGGCTCCGGCCGTAAGGGTCGGGGATTTCGTTTCCGGTATTTTTCACACCATCTGTGCCATGGAGCTGAGCTTCAAGGCCAAGGTGGTCAGCGCTGGGCAGGAGGACAGCCGTTTTTCCCTGGGGCTTGTCTTCGAGGGAAACGAAGAGTTCCCTCCCGGGGAGTTTTTTGATTCCCTCAAGGAAACCGCTGAATTGCTGGGCGACTAG
- a CDS encoding CbiQ family ECF transporter T component translates to MIDFKAVQSLDPRLKIGAVLLLGAALWNTGWWGLCLCAVLLFFLFALAGRFRAETGDLVRRFLLFVLFWMGLKIVLGVVRGEPLGGVLSGSLFFGFRLFLLLLTGLALAVTTSARQLGQSLSWVLRPFLGRDRAWKPALALALMTHFLPQCAEAFGTARTCLSMRFPHAPAYRKALLYPQMVLRFMGQKTWDRTLAVTVRGLDEASAWVPGFCWKERDTVAAGLVALAGAAVFML, encoded by the coding sequence ATGATTGACTTCAAGGCCGTTCAGTCGCTCGACCCCCGGTTGAAGATCGGGGCGGTTCTGCTCCTCGGAGCGGCCCTGTGGAACACGGGGTGGTGGGGGCTGTGCCTGTGTGCGGTGCTTCTGTTTTTTCTGTTCGCCCTTGCCGGTCGTTTCCGCGCCGAAACAGGGGATTTGGTCAGGCGTTTTCTGCTCTTTGTCCTTTTCTGGATGGGGCTCAAAATCGTTCTCGGAGTTGTCCGGGGTGAGCCCCTGGGTGGGGTCCTGTCCGGATCCCTGTTTTTCGGTTTCCGGCTTTTCCTGCTGCTGCTGACGGGATTGGCGCTGGCCGTGACCACCTCGGCGCGGCAACTCGGCCAGAGCCTGTCCTGGGTCCTGAGGCCCTTTCTCGGCAGGGATCGGGCCTGGAAACCGGCGCTGGCGCTGGCGCTCATGACGCATTTTCTTCCCCAATGCGCAGAGGCCTTCGGCACGGCCCGTACCTGCCTGTCCATGCGTTTTCCGCATGCTCCGGCTTATCGCAAGGCCTTGTTATATCCGCAGATGGTGTTGCGGTTCATGGGGCAAAAGACATGGGACCGGACATTGGCCGTGACCGTGCGAGGGCTGGACGAGGCTTCTGCCTGGGTGCCCGGATTCTGTTGGAAGGAGCGGGATACGGTCGCCGCGGGATTAGTCGCCCTGGCGGGGGCCGCCGTTTTTATGCTCTAG
- a CDS encoding MauE/DoxX family redox-associated membrane protein, with product MKKMTFLLRFLLGAIFVYASWDKLMNPVGFAQAIGNYHILPDALIGPAALWLPWLELVVGLALMVGWFRHGAASVATGLMAIFTAAVAYSHARGLDINCGCFTTTPEATSDMRLVLTRDICLTVLCVLVLCRTLLEHKNGGPRQGD from the coding sequence ATGAAGAAAATGACTTTCCTGCTTCGGTTCCTGCTGGGAGCAATCTTTGTCTACGCTTCCTGGGACAAGCTCATGAACCCCGTGGGGTTTGCCCAGGCCATCGGCAACTATCATATCCTGCCCGACGCGCTGATCGGCCCCGCGGCTCTCTGGCTGCCATGGCTGGAGCTTGTTGTGGGATTGGCGCTGATGGTGGGCTGGTTCCGCCACGGGGCGGCATCCGTCGCCACCGGCCTCATGGCGATTTTCACGGCTGCGGTGGCCTATAGCCACGCCCGTGGATTGGATATCAACTGCGGCTGCTTCACCACCACTCCCGAAGCGACCTCCGACATGCGCCTGGTGCTGACGCGGGACATCTGCCTGACCGTTCTCTGCGTTCTGGTTCTCTGCAGGACCCTGCTAGAGCATAAAAACGGCGGCCCCCGCCAGGGCGACTAA
- a CDS encoding TlyA family RNA methyltransferase — MPKKRADQLIAELGLAESREKAKRLIMAGKVHYLDKGQKIPVSKPGQQFPEGTEFTVPGDDRFVSRGAYKLLTAIEHFGLKVEGKVALDAGASTGGFTDCLLQHGALRVYAADVGYGQLHEKLRTDERVVNMERTNIRHAEPDLIPEPVDIIVADVSFISLTKILPACMQFLRETGEIVCLIKPQFELGPGQTDKGVVRDESLREQAIRIVTGFCEEELGLITVGVVPSKIKGPKGNQEYLAYFRR; from the coding sequence GTGCCCAAGAAGCGCGCCGACCAGCTCATAGCGGAACTGGGCCTTGCCGAAAGCCGTGAAAAGGCCAAACGCCTGATCATGGCGGGCAAAGTCCATTACCTGGACAAGGGCCAGAAGATCCCCGTGTCCAAGCCCGGACAGCAGTTTCCCGAGGGAACGGAATTCACGGTGCCCGGCGACGACCGTTTCGTAAGCCGGGGGGCCTACAAGCTGCTCACGGCCATCGAGCACTTCGGCCTGAAGGTGGAAGGAAAGGTGGCCCTGGACGCGGGGGCCTCCACGGGCGGTTTCACGGATTGCCTGCTCCAGCACGGGGCCTTGCGGGTCTATGCCGCAGACGTGGGCTACGGCCAGCTGCACGAGAAACTGCGCACCGACGAACGGGTCGTCAACATGGAGCGCACCAACATCCGCCACGCAGAACCCGACCTCATTCCCGAGCCCGTGGACATCATCGTGGCCGACGTATCCTTCATCTCCCTGACCAAGATCCTGCCGGCCTGCATGCAGTTCCTGCGCGAAACCGGAGAGATCGTCTGTCTGATCAAGCCCCAGTTTGAGCTGGGCCCGGGCCAGACCGACAAGGGCGTGGTCCGCGACGAGTCCCTGCGCGAGCAGGCCATCCGAATCGTCACGGGTTTCTGCGAAGAGGAACTGGGGCTCATCACGGTGGGCGTGGTTCCCTCCAAGATCAAGGGTCCCAAGGGCAATCAGGAATACCTCGCCTATTTCCGACGATAA